The following coding sequences lie in one Oryctolagus cuniculus chromosome 7, mOryCun1.1, whole genome shotgun sequence genomic window:
- the SLC25A33 gene encoding solute carrier family 25 member 33, producing MATGAQQKENTLLHLFAGGCGGTVGAIFTCPLEVIKTRLQSSRLALRTVYYPQVHLGTISGAGMVRPTSVTPGLLQVLKSILEKEGPRSLFRGLGPNLVGVAPSRAVYFACYSKAKEQFNGIFVPNSNIVHIFSAGSAAFITNSLMNPIWMVKTRMQLERKVRGSKQRNTLQCARHVYQTEGIRGFYRGLTASYAGISETIICFAIYESLKKYLKEAPLTSSANATEKNSTNFFGLMAAAALSKGCASCIAYPHEVIRTRLREEGTKYKTFLQTARLVFREEGYLAFYRGLFAQLIRQIPNTAIVLSTYELIVYLLEDRTQ from the exons GTGTGGTGGCACAGTTGGTGCTATTTTCACTTGTCCACTAGAAGTCATTAAGACAAGATTGCAGTCTTCAAGATTAGCTCTCCGGACAGTCTACTATCCTCAAGTTCATCTGGGGACCATTAGCGGAGCTGGAATGGTGAGACCAACATCCGTGACCCCTGGACTCCTGCAGGTTCTGAA GTCGATCTTGGAGAAGGAGGGACCAAGGTCACTTTTCCGAGGCTTGGGTCCAAATTTGGTTGGAGTCGCGCCGTCAAG GGCTGTGTACTTTGCGTGCTACTCCAAAGCCAAAGAGCAGTTCAATGGCATTTTCGTGCCTAACAGCAACATCGTGCACATCTTCTCGGCTGGCTCTGCAG CTTTTATCACAAATTCCTTAATGAATCCTATATGGATGGTTAAAACCCGGATGCAGCTAGAACGGAA AGTGAGGGGCTCCAAGCAGAGGAACACGCTCCAGTGCGCACGCCACGTCTACCAGACAGAAGGCATCCGGGGCTTCTATAGAGGACTGACGGCCTCCTACGCTGGAATTTCAGAAACTATCATCTGTTTTGCTATTTATGAAAGTTTGAAGAAgtatctgaaagaagctcccttAACCTCTTCTGCAAATGCAACTGAGAAaaattccacaaacttttttggaCTCATGGCAGCTGCTGCTCTCTCTAAAGGATGCGCTTCCTGCATCGCTTATCCCCATG AGGTCATCCGGACGCGGCTGCGGGAGGAGGGCACCAAGTACAAGACCTTCCTGCAGACGGCGCGCCTGGTGTTCCGGGAGGAGGGCTACCTCGCCTTCTACCGGGGGCTCTTTGCCCAGCTCATCCGGCAGATCCCCAACACTGCCATTGTGCTGTCCACCTACGAGCTGATTGTGTACCTGTTAGAGGACCGAACCCAGTGA